In Acidobacteriota bacterium, one genomic interval encodes:
- a CDS encoding abortive infection family protein: protein MARADREATKILQRVTPDTVHEVWERAQARRTDDPNGAITLARTLLETVCKHILNVRGVTYNDGDELPRLYRLTADAFQIAPNTETEDAFRRIFGACTSIVETLGTIRNRLGNAHGRGADAVRVESRYARLVVNLSGAMATFLVETLEAAQT from the coding sequence ATGGCGAGGGCGGATCGCGAGGCGACCAAAATCCTCCAGCGGGTAACGCCTGACACGGTGCACGAGGTTTGGGAGCGGGCACAGGCGCGCCGAACGGATGACCCGAACGGTGCGATCACGCTCGCTCGCACGCTACTCGAGACCGTCTGCAAACATATTCTCAACGTCCGCGGTGTCACCTACAATGACGGTGACGAACTGCCCCGGCTTTATCGCCTGACCGCCGACGCATTTCAGATCGCCCCGAACACTGAGACCGAAGACGCCTTCAGGCGGATCTTCGGGGCTTGCACATCAATCGTCGAAACCTTGGGCACGATCCGCAACCGACTGGGCAACGCCCACGGGCGAGGCGCTGACGCCGTTCGTGTCGAGTCTCGTTATGCTCGGCTCGTGGTCAATCTGTCCGGTGCGATGGCCACGTTTCTTGTCGAGACGTTGGAAGCCGCACAGACATGA